A window of Coturnix japonica isolate 7356 chromosome 2, Coturnix japonica 2.1, whole genome shotgun sequence contains these coding sequences:
- the DHX30 gene encoding ATP-dependent RNA helicase DHX30 isoform X7: protein MRGAGQREGERPADSRDLLKEFPQPKNLLNSVIGRALGISHARDKLVYIHTNGPRKKKVTLHIKWPKNVEVEGYGTKKIDAERQAAAAACQLFKGWGLLGPRNELFDAAKYRLLADQLGCPDERWCSEGKWRSKSGPSLADLSTCWRRMEPDDPIQPMEQGRMPKAMRREELEEGELEEGELEEGELEEEAIDVSDYLPMAHQDARTLGRDPSRGGSSIEMTDDNTAIRALTQFPLPKNLLAQVIQIATSSSTVKEYMQFRTVGTKTKICKLTLRWPCPMTFAAKGRRKVEAENKAAALACQKLKSLGLVDKNNNPLSHAMYNMTSLRELGENQRKPCHIKVPEATLRKIENYLNHYPVDIRESRPRLADDMMNLSKESGAISDAITGKTYIPMLEAEEVRLSQNLLALWKRRGSSWQESHPLPVDPHKDTILSAIEQNPVVVIAGDTGCGKTTRIPQLLLEHYILEGRGARCNVVITQPRRISAISVAQRVAQELGPNMRKNVGYQVRLESKPPARGGALLFCTVGILLRKLQGNPSLEGVSHVVVDEVHERDVNTDFLLILLKGIQKLNPDLRLVLMSATGDNQRFSHYFGDCPVVKVPGFMYPVKEYYLEEILAKLGRHRHRHYEIKQSDDECVLDLDLITDLVLQIDAHGEPGGILCFLPGWQEIKGVQQRLLEMLGSQNSRYLVLPVHSNIPMMDQQNIFQRPPPGVRKIVLATNIAETSITINDIVHVVDSGTHKEERYDLKTKVSCLETVWVSKSNVVQRRGRAGRCQSGFAYHLFPRSRLDKMPTYQVPEILRTPLENLVVQAKIHMPEKTAVEFLSKALDSPDIKAVDEAVILLQEIGVLDQREALTTLGKRLAQISTDPRLAKAIVLASIYRCLHPLLVIVSCLTRDPFSSSLQNRAEVDKAKAVLSRESGSDHLAFVRAVAGWEEVLRRRDSRARDNYLQDYYLYGPSLRFINGLVKQFSENLYEAFLVSSPSDCTMPSSVCNQYSEEEELVKGVLMAGLYPNLIQVRQGKVTRQGKFKPNSYAYRTKAGTVLLHKSTINREASKLYSRWLTYFMAVKSNGGVFVRDSSQVHPLAVLLMTDTDIHVRDDGWRATVSLTDSDLLVLEGDSYTIRLLRDFRVSLSKMVETCLCYEMAAIPGDLHHQHSQLLDILVDLLKGPPGSFGA, encoded by the exons ATGAGAGGAGCGGGACAGCGGGAGGGGGAACGGCCAGCAG attCCAGAGACCTGTTAAAGGAATTCCCGCAGCCCAAGAACTTGCTCAACAGCGTGATTGGACGGGCCCTGGGCATTTCCCATGCGAGGGACAAGCTGGTGTACATCCATACTAATGGGCCCAGAAAAAAG aaagtcACTTTGCACATAAAGTGGCCTAAGAACGTGGAAGTAGAAGGCTATGGGACCAAGAAGATTGATGCTGAGagacaggcagcagctgctgcatgccAGCTCTTCAAG GGCTGGGGTTTGCTGGGGCCCAGGAATGAGCTGTTTGATGCTGCCAAGTACCGGCTGCTGGCTGACCAGCTCGGCTGCCCTGATGAGAGGTGGTGCTCGGAGGGCAAATGGCGCTCCAAGTCTGGCCCTTCCCTCGCCGACCTGTCGACCTGCTGGCGGCGGATGGAGCCCGACGACCCCATCCAGCCcatggagcagggcaggatgcCCAAAGCCATGAGGAGagaagagctggaggaaggGGAGCTAGAGGAAGGGGAACTGGAGGAGggagagctggaagaagaaGCAATCGATGTTTCCGATTATTTACCCATGGCACATCAGGATGCTCGAACTTTGGGCAGAGATCCAAG CCGAGGAGGGAGTTCCATTGAAATGACAGATGACAACACTGCCATCCGCGCTCTGACACAGTTCCCGCTTCCCAAGAATCTCCTGGCCCAAGTGATTCAGATTGCAACCTCTTCCTCCACAGTCAAG GAATACATGCAGTTCCGTACAGTTGGTACCAAGACCAAGATCTGCAAGCTGACGCTCCGCTGGCCCTGTCCAATGACTTTTGCAGCCAAGGGCCGTCGTAAGGTggaggcagaaaacaaagcagcagcactggccTGTCAGAAGCTGAAG AGCCTTGGCTTGGTGGACAAGAACAACAACCCGCTCAGCCATGCTATGTATAACATGACTTCCCTCCGAGAGCTTGGGGAGAACCAGAGGAAGCCGTGCCACATCAAAGTCCCTGAAGCGACCCTGCGCAAGATTGAGAACTATCTGAATCAT TATCCAGTGGACATCAGGGAGTCCAGGCCCCGGCTTGCTGATGACATGATGAACCTGAGCAAGGAGTCCGGCGCGATCAGCGACGCGATCACGGGGAAGACATACATCCCTAtgctggaagcagaggaggTGCGCCTCAGTCAGAACCTGCTGGCCCTCTGGAAAAGGAGAGGATCCTCATGGCAGGAGAGCCACCCGCTGCCGGTGGATCCTCACAAGGACACCATCCTGTCAGCCATTGAGCAGAACCCTGTGGTTGTGATAGCAGGAGATACGGGCTGTGGGAAAACCACAAGGatccctcagctcctgctggaaCATTACATCCTGGAGGGCCGCGGCGCCCGCTGCAACGTCGTCATCACCCAGCCCAGGAGGATCAGCGCCATCTCAGTGGCCCAGCGTGTGGCACAGGAGTTGGGTCCCAACATGAGGAAGAACGTGGGCTACCAGGTGCGGCTGGAGAGCAAACCCCCTGCCCGGGGAGGAGCCCTGCTCTTCTGCACCGTGGGCATCCTGCTGCGCAAGCTGCAGGGAAACCCCAGTCTGGAGGGTGTCAGCCACGTCGTGGTCGATGAGGTCCACGAGCGAGATGTCAACACGGATTTCCTGCTCATCCTGCTCAAAGGCATCCAGAAGCTCAACCCCGACCTGCGCCTGGTCTTGATGAGCGCCACAGGAGACAATCAGCGTTTCTCACATTACTTTGGGGATTGCCCTGTGGTCAAAGTGCCGGGCTTCATGTACCCAGTGAAGGAGTACTACCTGGAGGAGATCCTGGCCAAGCTGGGTAGGCACCGACACCGGCACTATGAAATAAAG CAATCAGATGATGAATGTGTCCTTGATCTTGATCTGATCACCGACCTTGTACTCCAGATTGACGCCCATGGAGAACCAG GTGGGATCCTCTGCTTCCTGCCTGGGTGGCAGGAAATCAAAGGTGTGCAGCAGCGCCTGCTGGAGATGCTGGGCTCTCAGAACAGCCGGTACCTCGTCCTACCAG TGCACTCCAACATCCCCATGATGGACCAACAGAACATCTTCCAGCGGCCTCCGCCTGGTGTCAGGAAGATTGTCCTGGCCACCAACATTGCTGAGACCTCCATCACCATCAATGACATCGTCCACGTGGTGGACAGTGGCACGCACAAGGAGGAGCGCTATGATCTAAAGACCAAG GTGTCTTGCCTGGAAACAGTGTGGGTGTCCAAATCAAACGTCGTGCAGCGGCGAGGGCGCGCTGGCCGCTGCCAGTCGGGGTTTGCCTATCACCTCTTCCCTCGCAGCCGCCTGGACAAGATGCCAACATACCAAGTTCCAGAGATCCTGCGCACCCCGCTGGAGAACCTGGTGGTTCAGGCCAAGATCCACATGCCAGAGAAAACA GCAGTTGAATTTCTCTCCAAGGCTCTGGACAGCCCTGACATCAAAGCTGTGGATGAAGCAGTGATTTTGCTGCAGGAAATTG GGGTGCTGGACCAGCGAGAAGCCCTCACCACTTTGGGGAAACGTCTCGCCCAGATCTCCACAGACCCTCGGCTGGCAAAGGCCATTGTCCTGGCATCCATCTACCGCTGCCTCCACCCTCTGCTCGTCATCGTTTCCTGCCTCACCCGGGACcccttcagcagcagcctgcagaaccGTGCGGAGGTGGACAAG GCCAAGGCTGTTCTGAGCCGGGAGAGCGGCAGCGATCACCTCGCCTTTGTCAGAGCTGTGGCAGGCTGGGAGGAGGTGCTGAGACGCAGGGACAGTCGTGCTAGGGATAACTACCTGCAGGACTACTACCTGTATGGCCCCAGCCTTCGCTTCATCAACG GCCTTGTCAAGCAGTTCTCAGAGAACCTCTATGAAGCCTTCCTGGTGTCCTCCCCATCTGACTGCACCATGCCTTCTTCTGTGTGTAACCAGTACAGTGAAGAGGAGGAACTGGTCAAGGGAGTCCTCATGGCTGGGCTCTACCCCAATCTCATCCAG GTGAGACAAGGCAAGGTGACCCGCCAAGGGAAGTTCAAGCCCAACAGCTACGCGTACCGGACAAAGGCCGGCACTGTTCTGCTTCACAAGTCAACCATCAACAG GGAGGCCTCCAAGCTGTACAGCCGCTGGCTGACGTATTTCATGGCGGTGAAGTCCAACGGAGGGGTGTTCGTGCGGGACTCCTCCCAGGTCCACCcgctggctgtgctgctcatgaCTGACACGGACATCCACGTCCGAG ACGACGGCTGGCGAGCGACCGTCTCACTGACGGACAGTGacctgctggtgctggagggCGACTCGTACACCATCCGCCTGCTGCGCGACTTCCGCGTCTCACTCTCCAAGATGGTGGAGACGTGTCTGTGCTACGAGATGGCGGCCATCCCCGGCGACCTgcaccaccagcacagccagctgctcGACATCCTGGTGGATCTGCTCAAAGGCCCTCCCGGCAGCTTCGGAGCCTGA
- the DHX30 gene encoding ATP-dependent RNA helicase DHX30 isoform X5, with product MKQEVPECDFTFSICDDRIEGVMCVVESPALTQDSRDLLKEFPQPKNLLNSVIGRALGISHARDKLVYIHTNGPRKKKVTLHIKWPKNVEVEGYGTKKIDAERQAAAAACQLFKGWGLLGPRNELFDAAKYRLLADQLGCPDERWCSEGKWRSKSGPSLADLSTCWRRMEPDDPIQPMEQGRMPKAMRREELEEGELEEGELEEGELEEEAIDVSDYLPMAHQDARTLGRDPSRGGSSIEMTDDNTAIRALTQFPLPKNLLAQVIQIATSSSTVKEYMQFRTVGTKTKICKLTLRWPCPMTFAAKGRRKVEAENKAAALACQKLKSLGLVDKNNNPLSHAMYNMTSLRELGENQRKPCHIKVPEATLRKIENYLNHYPVDIRESRPRLADDMMNLSKESGAISDAITGKTYIPMLEAEEVRLSQNLLALWKRRGSSWQESHPLPVDPHKDTILSAIEQNPVVVIAGDTGCGKTTRIPQLLLEHYILEGRGARCNVVITQPRRISAISVAQRVAQELGPNMRKNVGYQVRLESKPPARGGALLFCTVGILLRKLQGNPSLEGVSHVVVDEVHERDVNTDFLLILLKGIQKLNPDLRLVLMSATGDNQRFSHYFGDCPVVKVPGFMYPVKEYYLEEILAKLGRHRHRHYEIKQSDDECVLDLDLITDLVLQIDAHGEPGGILCFLPGWQEIKGVQQRLLEMLGSQNSRYLVLPVHSNIPMMDQQNIFQRPPPGVRKIVLATNIAETSITINDIVHVVDSGTHKEERYDLKTKVSCLETVWVSKSNVVQRRGRAGRCQSGFAYHLFPRSRLDKMPTYQVPEILRTPLENLVVQAKIHMPEKTAVEFLSKALDSPDIKAVDEAVILLQEIGVLDQREALTTLGKRLAQISTDPRLAKAIVLASIYRCLHPLLVIVSCLTRDPFSSSLQNRAEVDKAKAVLSRESGSDHLAFVRAVAGWEEVLRRRDSRARDNYLQDYYLYGPSLRFINGLVKQFSENLYEAFLVSSPSDCTMPSSVCNQYSEEEELVKGVLMAGLYPNLIQVRQGKVTRQGKFKPNSYAYRTKAGTVLLHKSTINREASKLYSRWLTYFMAVKSNGGVFVRDSSQVHPLAVLLMTDTDIHVRDDGWRATVSLTDSDLLVLEGDSYTIRLLRDFRVSLSKMVETCLCYEMAAIPGDLHHQHSQLLDILVDLLKGPPGSFGA from the exons ATGAAGCAGGAAGTCCCAGAGTGCGATTTCACCTTTTCCATTTGTGATGACCGGATCGAAGGTGTGATGTGTGTGGTTGAGAGCCCGGCTTTAACCCAAG attCCAGAGACCTGTTAAAGGAATTCCCGCAGCCCAAGAACTTGCTCAACAGCGTGATTGGACGGGCCCTGGGCATTTCCCATGCGAGGGACAAGCTGGTGTACATCCATACTAATGGGCCCAGAAAAAAG aaagtcACTTTGCACATAAAGTGGCCTAAGAACGTGGAAGTAGAAGGCTATGGGACCAAGAAGATTGATGCTGAGagacaggcagcagctgctgcatgccAGCTCTTCAAG GGCTGGGGTTTGCTGGGGCCCAGGAATGAGCTGTTTGATGCTGCCAAGTACCGGCTGCTGGCTGACCAGCTCGGCTGCCCTGATGAGAGGTGGTGCTCGGAGGGCAAATGGCGCTCCAAGTCTGGCCCTTCCCTCGCCGACCTGTCGACCTGCTGGCGGCGGATGGAGCCCGACGACCCCATCCAGCCcatggagcagggcaggatgcCCAAAGCCATGAGGAGagaagagctggaggaaggGGAGCTAGAGGAAGGGGAACTGGAGGAGggagagctggaagaagaaGCAATCGATGTTTCCGATTATTTACCCATGGCACATCAGGATGCTCGAACTTTGGGCAGAGATCCAAG CCGAGGAGGGAGTTCCATTGAAATGACAGATGACAACACTGCCATCCGCGCTCTGACACAGTTCCCGCTTCCCAAGAATCTCCTGGCCCAAGTGATTCAGATTGCAACCTCTTCCTCCACAGTCAAG GAATACATGCAGTTCCGTACAGTTGGTACCAAGACCAAGATCTGCAAGCTGACGCTCCGCTGGCCCTGTCCAATGACTTTTGCAGCCAAGGGCCGTCGTAAGGTggaggcagaaaacaaagcagcagcactggccTGTCAGAAGCTGAAG AGCCTTGGCTTGGTGGACAAGAACAACAACCCGCTCAGCCATGCTATGTATAACATGACTTCCCTCCGAGAGCTTGGGGAGAACCAGAGGAAGCCGTGCCACATCAAAGTCCCTGAAGCGACCCTGCGCAAGATTGAGAACTATCTGAATCAT TATCCAGTGGACATCAGGGAGTCCAGGCCCCGGCTTGCTGATGACATGATGAACCTGAGCAAGGAGTCCGGCGCGATCAGCGACGCGATCACGGGGAAGACATACATCCCTAtgctggaagcagaggaggTGCGCCTCAGTCAGAACCTGCTGGCCCTCTGGAAAAGGAGAGGATCCTCATGGCAGGAGAGCCACCCGCTGCCGGTGGATCCTCACAAGGACACCATCCTGTCAGCCATTGAGCAGAACCCTGTGGTTGTGATAGCAGGAGATACGGGCTGTGGGAAAACCACAAGGatccctcagctcctgctggaaCATTACATCCTGGAGGGCCGCGGCGCCCGCTGCAACGTCGTCATCACCCAGCCCAGGAGGATCAGCGCCATCTCAGTGGCCCAGCGTGTGGCACAGGAGTTGGGTCCCAACATGAGGAAGAACGTGGGCTACCAGGTGCGGCTGGAGAGCAAACCCCCTGCCCGGGGAGGAGCCCTGCTCTTCTGCACCGTGGGCATCCTGCTGCGCAAGCTGCAGGGAAACCCCAGTCTGGAGGGTGTCAGCCACGTCGTGGTCGATGAGGTCCACGAGCGAGATGTCAACACGGATTTCCTGCTCATCCTGCTCAAAGGCATCCAGAAGCTCAACCCCGACCTGCGCCTGGTCTTGATGAGCGCCACAGGAGACAATCAGCGTTTCTCACATTACTTTGGGGATTGCCCTGTGGTCAAAGTGCCGGGCTTCATGTACCCAGTGAAGGAGTACTACCTGGAGGAGATCCTGGCCAAGCTGGGTAGGCACCGACACCGGCACTATGAAATAAAG CAATCAGATGATGAATGTGTCCTTGATCTTGATCTGATCACCGACCTTGTACTCCAGATTGACGCCCATGGAGAACCAG GTGGGATCCTCTGCTTCCTGCCTGGGTGGCAGGAAATCAAAGGTGTGCAGCAGCGCCTGCTGGAGATGCTGGGCTCTCAGAACAGCCGGTACCTCGTCCTACCAG TGCACTCCAACATCCCCATGATGGACCAACAGAACATCTTCCAGCGGCCTCCGCCTGGTGTCAGGAAGATTGTCCTGGCCACCAACATTGCTGAGACCTCCATCACCATCAATGACATCGTCCACGTGGTGGACAGTGGCACGCACAAGGAGGAGCGCTATGATCTAAAGACCAAG GTGTCTTGCCTGGAAACAGTGTGGGTGTCCAAATCAAACGTCGTGCAGCGGCGAGGGCGCGCTGGCCGCTGCCAGTCGGGGTTTGCCTATCACCTCTTCCCTCGCAGCCGCCTGGACAAGATGCCAACATACCAAGTTCCAGAGATCCTGCGCACCCCGCTGGAGAACCTGGTGGTTCAGGCCAAGATCCACATGCCAGAGAAAACA GCAGTTGAATTTCTCTCCAAGGCTCTGGACAGCCCTGACATCAAAGCTGTGGATGAAGCAGTGATTTTGCTGCAGGAAATTG GGGTGCTGGACCAGCGAGAAGCCCTCACCACTTTGGGGAAACGTCTCGCCCAGATCTCCACAGACCCTCGGCTGGCAAAGGCCATTGTCCTGGCATCCATCTACCGCTGCCTCCACCCTCTGCTCGTCATCGTTTCCTGCCTCACCCGGGACcccttcagcagcagcctgcagaaccGTGCGGAGGTGGACAAG GCCAAGGCTGTTCTGAGCCGGGAGAGCGGCAGCGATCACCTCGCCTTTGTCAGAGCTGTGGCAGGCTGGGAGGAGGTGCTGAGACGCAGGGACAGTCGTGCTAGGGATAACTACCTGCAGGACTACTACCTGTATGGCCCCAGCCTTCGCTTCATCAACG GCCTTGTCAAGCAGTTCTCAGAGAACCTCTATGAAGCCTTCCTGGTGTCCTCCCCATCTGACTGCACCATGCCTTCTTCTGTGTGTAACCAGTACAGTGAAGAGGAGGAACTGGTCAAGGGAGTCCTCATGGCTGGGCTCTACCCCAATCTCATCCAG GTGAGACAAGGCAAGGTGACCCGCCAAGGGAAGTTCAAGCCCAACAGCTACGCGTACCGGACAAAGGCCGGCACTGTTCTGCTTCACAAGTCAACCATCAACAG GGAGGCCTCCAAGCTGTACAGCCGCTGGCTGACGTATTTCATGGCGGTGAAGTCCAACGGAGGGGTGTTCGTGCGGGACTCCTCCCAGGTCCACCcgctggctgtgctgctcatgaCTGACACGGACATCCACGTCCGAG ACGACGGCTGGCGAGCGACCGTCTCACTGACGGACAGTGacctgctggtgctggagggCGACTCGTACACCATCCGCCTGCTGCGCGACTTCCGCGTCTCACTCTCCAAGATGGTGGAGACGTGTCTGTGCTACGAGATGGCGGCCATCCCCGGCGACCTgcaccaccagcacagccagctgctcGACATCCTGGTGGATCTGCTCAAAGGCCCTCCCGGCAGCTTCGGAGCCTGA
- the DHX30 gene encoding ATP-dependent RNA helicase DHX30 isoform X9, which translates to MRGTSWCTSILMGPEKKKVTLHIKWPKNVEVEGYGTKKIDAERQAAAAACQLFKGWGLLGPRNELFDAAKYRLLADQLGCPDERWCSEGKWRSKSGPSLADLSTCWRRMEPDDPIQPMEQGRMPKAMRREELEEGELEEGELEEGELEEEAIDVSDYLPMAHQDARTLGRDPSRGGSSIEMTDDNTAIRALTQFPLPKNLLAQVIQIATSSSTVKEYMQFRTVGTKTKICKLTLRWPCPMTFAAKGRRKVEAENKAAALACQKLKSLGLVDKNNNPLSHAMYNMTSLRELGENQRKPCHIKVPEATLRKIENYLNHYPVDIRESRPRLADDMMNLSKESGAISDAITGKTYIPMLEAEEVRLSQNLLALWKRRGSSWQESHPLPVDPHKDTILSAIEQNPVVVIAGDTGCGKTTRIPQLLLEHYILEGRGARCNVVITQPRRISAISVAQRVAQELGPNMRKNVGYQVRLESKPPARGGALLFCTVGILLRKLQGNPSLEGVSHVVVDEVHERDVNTDFLLILLKGIQKLNPDLRLVLMSATGDNQRFSHYFGDCPVVKVPGFMYPVKEYYLEEILAKLGRHRHRHYEIKQSDDECVLDLDLITDLVLQIDAHGEPGGILCFLPGWQEIKGVQQRLLEMLGSQNSRYLVLPVHSNIPMMDQQNIFQRPPPGVRKIVLATNIAETSITINDIVHVVDSGTHKEERYDLKTKVSCLETVWVSKSNVVQRRGRAGRCQSGFAYHLFPRSRLDKMPTYQVPEILRTPLENLVVQAKIHMPEKTAVEFLSKALDSPDIKAVDEAVILLQEIGVLDQREALTTLGKRLAQISTDPRLAKAIVLASIYRCLHPLLVIVSCLTRDPFSSSLQNRAEVDKAKAVLSRESGSDHLAFVRAVAGWEEVLRRRDSRARDNYLQDYYLYGPSLRFINGLVKQFSENLYEAFLVSSPSDCTMPSSVCNQYSEEEELVKGVLMAGLYPNLIQVRQGKVTRQGKFKPNSYAYRTKAGTVLLHKSTINREASKLYSRWLTYFMAVKSNGGVFVRDSSQVHPLAVLLMTDTDIHVRDDGWRATVSLTDSDLLVLEGDSYTIRLLRDFRVSLSKMVETCLCYEMAAIPGDLHHQHSQLLDILVDLLKGPPGSFGA; encoded by the exons ATGCGAGGGACAAGCTGGTGTACATCCATACTAATGGGCCCAGAAAAAA agaaagtcACTTTGCACATAAAGTGGCCTAAGAACGTGGAAGTAGAAGGCTATGGGACCAAGAAGATTGATGCTGAGagacaggcagcagctgctgcatgccAGCTCTTCAAG GGCTGGGGTTTGCTGGGGCCCAGGAATGAGCTGTTTGATGCTGCCAAGTACCGGCTGCTGGCTGACCAGCTCGGCTGCCCTGATGAGAGGTGGTGCTCGGAGGGCAAATGGCGCTCCAAGTCTGGCCCTTCCCTCGCCGACCTGTCGACCTGCTGGCGGCGGATGGAGCCCGACGACCCCATCCAGCCcatggagcagggcaggatgcCCAAAGCCATGAGGAGagaagagctggaggaaggGGAGCTAGAGGAAGGGGAACTGGAGGAGggagagctggaagaagaaGCAATCGATGTTTCCGATTATTTACCCATGGCACATCAGGATGCTCGAACTTTGGGCAGAGATCCAAG CCGAGGAGGGAGTTCCATTGAAATGACAGATGACAACACTGCCATCCGCGCTCTGACACAGTTCCCGCTTCCCAAGAATCTCCTGGCCCAAGTGATTCAGATTGCAACCTCTTCCTCCACAGTCAAG GAATACATGCAGTTCCGTACAGTTGGTACCAAGACCAAGATCTGCAAGCTGACGCTCCGCTGGCCCTGTCCAATGACTTTTGCAGCCAAGGGCCGTCGTAAGGTggaggcagaaaacaaagcagcagcactggccTGTCAGAAGCTGAAG AGCCTTGGCTTGGTGGACAAGAACAACAACCCGCTCAGCCATGCTATGTATAACATGACTTCCCTCCGAGAGCTTGGGGAGAACCAGAGGAAGCCGTGCCACATCAAAGTCCCTGAAGCGACCCTGCGCAAGATTGAGAACTATCTGAATCAT TATCCAGTGGACATCAGGGAGTCCAGGCCCCGGCTTGCTGATGACATGATGAACCTGAGCAAGGAGTCCGGCGCGATCAGCGACGCGATCACGGGGAAGACATACATCCCTAtgctggaagcagaggaggTGCGCCTCAGTCAGAACCTGCTGGCCCTCTGGAAAAGGAGAGGATCCTCATGGCAGGAGAGCCACCCGCTGCCGGTGGATCCTCACAAGGACACCATCCTGTCAGCCATTGAGCAGAACCCTGTGGTTGTGATAGCAGGAGATACGGGCTGTGGGAAAACCACAAGGatccctcagctcctgctggaaCATTACATCCTGGAGGGCCGCGGCGCCCGCTGCAACGTCGTCATCACCCAGCCCAGGAGGATCAGCGCCATCTCAGTGGCCCAGCGTGTGGCACAGGAGTTGGGTCCCAACATGAGGAAGAACGTGGGCTACCAGGTGCGGCTGGAGAGCAAACCCCCTGCCCGGGGAGGAGCCCTGCTCTTCTGCACCGTGGGCATCCTGCTGCGCAAGCTGCAGGGAAACCCCAGTCTGGAGGGTGTCAGCCACGTCGTGGTCGATGAGGTCCACGAGCGAGATGTCAACACGGATTTCCTGCTCATCCTGCTCAAAGGCATCCAGAAGCTCAACCCCGACCTGCGCCTGGTCTTGATGAGCGCCACAGGAGACAATCAGCGTTTCTCACATTACTTTGGGGATTGCCCTGTGGTCAAAGTGCCGGGCTTCATGTACCCAGTGAAGGAGTACTACCTGGAGGAGATCCTGGCCAAGCTGGGTAGGCACCGACACCGGCACTATGAAATAAAG CAATCAGATGATGAATGTGTCCTTGATCTTGATCTGATCACCGACCTTGTACTCCAGATTGACGCCCATGGAGAACCAG GTGGGATCCTCTGCTTCCTGCCTGGGTGGCAGGAAATCAAAGGTGTGCAGCAGCGCCTGCTGGAGATGCTGGGCTCTCAGAACAGCCGGTACCTCGTCCTACCAG TGCACTCCAACATCCCCATGATGGACCAACAGAACATCTTCCAGCGGCCTCCGCCTGGTGTCAGGAAGATTGTCCTGGCCACCAACATTGCTGAGACCTCCATCACCATCAATGACATCGTCCACGTGGTGGACAGTGGCACGCACAAGGAGGAGCGCTATGATCTAAAGACCAAG GTGTCTTGCCTGGAAACAGTGTGGGTGTCCAAATCAAACGTCGTGCAGCGGCGAGGGCGCGCTGGCCGCTGCCAGTCGGGGTTTGCCTATCACCTCTTCCCTCGCAGCCGCCTGGACAAGATGCCAACATACCAAGTTCCAGAGATCCTGCGCACCCCGCTGGAGAACCTGGTGGTTCAGGCCAAGATCCACATGCCAGAGAAAACA GCAGTTGAATTTCTCTCCAAGGCTCTGGACAGCCCTGACATCAAAGCTGTGGATGAAGCAGTGATTTTGCTGCAGGAAATTG GGGTGCTGGACCAGCGAGAAGCCCTCACCACTTTGGGGAAACGTCTCGCCCAGATCTCCACAGACCCTCGGCTGGCAAAGGCCATTGTCCTGGCATCCATCTACCGCTGCCTCCACCCTCTGCTCGTCATCGTTTCCTGCCTCACCCGGGACcccttcagcagcagcctgcagaaccGTGCGGAGGTGGACAAG GCCAAGGCTGTTCTGAGCCGGGAGAGCGGCAGCGATCACCTCGCCTTTGTCAGAGCTGTGGCAGGCTGGGAGGAGGTGCTGAGACGCAGGGACAGTCGTGCTAGGGATAACTACCTGCAGGACTACTACCTGTATGGCCCCAGCCTTCGCTTCATCAACG GCCTTGTCAAGCAGTTCTCAGAGAACCTCTATGAAGCCTTCCTGGTGTCCTCCCCATCTGACTGCACCATGCCTTCTTCTGTGTGTAACCAGTACAGTGAAGAGGAGGAACTGGTCAAGGGAGTCCTCATGGCTGGGCTCTACCCCAATCTCATCCAG GTGAGACAAGGCAAGGTGACCCGCCAAGGGAAGTTCAAGCCCAACAGCTACGCGTACCGGACAAAGGCCGGCACTGTTCTGCTTCACAAGTCAACCATCAACAG GGAGGCCTCCAAGCTGTACAGCCGCTGGCTGACGTATTTCATGGCGGTGAAGTCCAACGGAGGGGTGTTCGTGCGGGACTCCTCCCAGGTCCACCcgctggctgtgctgctcatgaCTGACACGGACATCCACGTCCGAG ACGACGGCTGGCGAGCGACCGTCTCACTGACGGACAGTGacctgctggtgctggagggCGACTCGTACACCATCCGCCTGCTGCGCGACTTCCGCGTCTCACTCTCCAAGATGGTGGAGACGTGTCTGTGCTACGAGATGGCGGCCATCCCCGGCGACCTgcaccaccagcacagccagctgctcGACATCCTGGTGGATCTGCTCAAAGGCCCTCCCGGCAGCTTCGGAGCCTGA